CGGATTCGGATCATATCTCGCTTCGGTCCTTCGACAGGGACCACAACACCTTCACGCTCGACCTCTTCCAGCTGCAGGTCTCGCGCGCGCCAGGTGAGGACGGCGTCGGCTTCCTGACCAAGGTCGACTTCGGCAAGCTCGCCGAGCGCCTCAACACGGACTGGGACGGCGACGGCACGAGCGGCAACGTGGCCGAGGAGCAGAACTCGGTCGAGCTCCAGGAAGCGTACATCACCTACAACTTCCCGGGACTTCCGGATCTCCAGGTGAAGGCCGGTAAGTTCGCGACGCCGATCGGCGCCGAGGTGATCGAGCCGTGGGCGAACCCGAACATCAGCCGCTCGCTGGCGTTCAGCTGGGCCGCCCCGTACACGCACACCGGCGCGACGGCGAGCTACGCCTTCGGCTCGCAGGCGAGCCTGATGCTCGGCGTGGTCAACGGCTGGGACAACGTGGTCGACTCGAACGACGGCAAGTCGTTCCTCGGCAGCCTCGCGATCACGCCGGTCGAGCAGTTCTCGCTCTTGTTGAACGGCATGTATGGCGCCGAGCAGGCGGACCGCGGCGACTCGAAGCGGGGGCTCTTCGACGCGGTGGCGACGATCAAGCCGATCGACGACTTCGCGATCAGCCTGAACTACGACTACGGCAACGAGAGCGATCTGCACGTGGGTAACGGGCACGCCGAGTGGAACGCGTTCTCGGGCATCGTCTCGTACGACATCGTCGACGCGCTGCCGGTGCCGATCGGCTTCGCGGTCCGCGGTGAGTACTTCGACGACTCGGACGGCACGCGCCTTCCGACGCCGGACGGCGACGGATTCGGCAACCACCAGAGCGCGTGGG
The sequence above is drawn from the Deltaproteobacteria bacterium genome and encodes:
- a CDS encoding porin, with the protein product MATAAVVVGSLSFTVPAGAEGGLTLEERLERLERKGEQPAGCCDTSELQRRLDQIEAHIKNLPFGIKLGGGIATSYKYDLNDPDSDHISLRSFDRDHNTFTLDLFQLQVSRAPGEDGVGFLTKVDFGKLAERLNTDWDGDGTSGNVAEEQNSVELQEAYITYNFPGLPDLQVKAGKFATPIGAEVIEPWANPNISRSLAFSWAAPYTHTGATASYAFGSQASLMLGVVNGWDNVVDSNDGKSFLGSLAITPVEQFSLLLNGMYGAEQADRGDSKRGLFDAVATIKPIDDFAISLNYDYGNESDLHVGNGHAEWNAFSGIVSYDIVDALPVPIGFAVRGEYFDDSDGTRLPTPDGDGFGNHQSAWEVTTTFKVVLAEGLMFRTEYRYDAAQHQLYEKSLVGDVDNYQNDQHTIAGELSYVF